The following proteins come from a genomic window of Gimesia chilikensis:
- a CDS encoding endo-1,4-beta-xylanase, translating into MGNLRFLIAPTQVPEDWSDLHRAYLNAVDGRVFPTRIEVDGNVLTFRRQTSQSCKLNIVWHVTDFGRPIVRTASLAEREEPYVLSLELARGKISTLKDQLSNWQIAGLVIPQALIKLHDEAFHAFSQAAVIQDQLERCSELADLALQKAHAAAEMLVQLYARQRLTILHQRAQSLKLPVSLGCNLGTLIPDSSERAQICQAFDAVNVDLVNWKNIELYEGEQNWDQCDQQVDWCEKNNLLIRGGCLLDFAPEGLPDWLESWKLDMVNFQSIVSHFIETAITRYTGSIRNWTLVSAMNTGGVFGLNEETRLTLTARAIEVAKQTDDSIQCFIRVEQPWGDYLSKGQHQLSPMQFVDAIDRLGVGLSGIDLELSIGYFPNGSHHHDMLDMSKLIDKWSMLNLPLHLTLAFPSDDTVVNERDKSISRVQASQWKTGWSEAAQAEWLELYLPLLLAKPAVTGVYWSQFRDQDACRFPHSGLVNQDGKAKPALDTVTKYHRQYWRA; encoded by the coding sequence ATGGGCAACTTGCGCTTTTTAATTGCACCTACTCAAGTACCTGAAGACTGGTCTGATCTTCACCGCGCTTATCTGAATGCTGTCGACGGACGTGTGTTTCCGACGCGGATTGAGGTGGATGGAAATGTTCTCACTTTCCGCCGCCAGACATCACAAAGCTGCAAACTGAATATCGTCTGGCACGTCACTGACTTTGGCCGCCCGATCGTGCGGACTGCCTCCCTTGCAGAACGCGAAGAACCTTACGTTCTCTCACTGGAACTGGCACGTGGAAAAATCTCGACGCTCAAAGACCAGTTGAGCAACTGGCAGATTGCCGGTCTGGTCATTCCCCAGGCGCTCATTAAACTACACGACGAAGCCTTCCATGCATTTTCCCAGGCGGCCGTCATCCAGGATCAACTGGAACGCTGCTCGGAACTCGCCGACCTCGCCCTGCAGAAAGCGCATGCCGCAGCTGAAATGCTGGTCCAGCTTTATGCACGTCAGCGTCTGACGATTCTGCATCAGCGGGCACAGTCGTTGAAACTGCCCGTTTCCCTGGGCTGTAACCTGGGAACCCTGATTCCTGACAGTTCCGAACGGGCTCAGATCTGCCAGGCCTTTGATGCCGTCAACGTGGATCTGGTGAACTGGAAAAACATCGAACTCTACGAAGGCGAGCAAAACTGGGACCAGTGCGATCAGCAGGTTGACTGGTGCGAAAAAAACAATCTGCTGATTCGTGGAGGCTGCCTGCTTGATTTCGCTCCGGAAGGACTCCCCGACTGGCTCGAGTCCTGGAAGCTGGATATGGTCAACTTCCAGAGCATCGTTTCCCATTTCATTGAGACCGCGATCACCCGGTATACGGGCAGTATTCGAAACTGGACGCTGGTTTCTGCCATGAACACCGGCGGCGTCTTCGGACTCAATGAAGAGACCCGGCTCACTCTCACCGCCCGCGCCATCGAAGTTGCTAAACAGACGGATGACTCCATCCAGTGTTTCATCAGAGTGGAACAGCCTTGGGGAGATTACCTTTCCAAGGGGCAGCACCAGCTCTCTCCCATGCAGTTCGTCGATGCCATCGACCGACTGGGAGTCGGGCTTTCCGGAATCGATCTGGAGCTCAGTATCGGTTATTTCCCGAACGGTTCGCATCATCATGACATGCTGGATATGTCGAAACTGATCGACAAATGGAGCATGCTGAACCTGCCGCTGCACCTGACGCTGGCTTTCCCCAGTGACGATACGGTCGTCAACGAACGGGACAAAAGCATCTCGCGGGTCCAGGCCAGCCAGTGGAAAACCGGCTGGAGTGAAGCAGCCCAGGCCGAGTGGCTTGAGCTTTATCTCCCCCTGCTGCTGGCCAAGCCGGCTGTAACCGGCGTTTACTGGTCGCAATTCCGCGATCAGGATGCCTGCCGTTTTCCCCACTCGGGTCTGGTTAACCAGGACGGCAAAGCCAAGCCGGCCCTGGACACGGTCACGAAGTACCATCGCCAATACTGGCGCGCCTGA
- a CDS encoding phosphoribosylaminoimidazolesuccinocarboxamide synthase, producing MTSSAFTESSLTGIPVKRGKVRDVYDFGDRLLFVATDRISAFDWILAPGIPDKGRVLTQISRFWFERFTTISNHLLSMDPADLPLPADTDLEALRGRCMVVRKTEVVPFECVVRGYLSGSGWKDYQATGAVCGIDLPAGLKQSDQLPEPLFTPATKAESGHDENVSFEVMSQAIGQELADSLREKSVQIYQQGSEYARERGIILADTKFEFGLLDGTPILIDEVLTPDSSRFWPAETYQPGGAQPSLDKQFVRDWLETTDWDKNSTPPVLPDQIVEKTREKYFEAYKMLTGEECTW from the coding sequence ATGACATCCTCCGCGTTTACCGAAAGTTCACTCACCGGCATTCCCGTCAAACGGGGGAAAGTCCGCGATGTATATGATTTTGGCGATCGGCTGCTGTTTGTGGCCACCGATCGAATCAGTGCCTTCGACTGGATTCTCGCACCGGGAATTCCCGACAAGGGGCGGGTGTTGACCCAGATCAGTCGGTTCTGGTTTGAACGATTCACCACGATTTCGAACCATCTGCTGAGCATGGATCCAGCCGATCTGCCGCTCCCTGCTGATACCGATCTCGAAGCGCTGCGTGGCCGTTGTATGGTGGTTCGGAAGACCGAAGTGGTTCCCTTTGAATGTGTCGTCCGCGGCTATCTGTCCGGATCTGGGTGGAAAGACTATCAGGCGACTGGGGCCGTATGTGGTATCGATTTGCCAGCGGGTCTCAAACAGAGTGATCAACTGCCCGAGCCCCTGTTCACACCAGCTACCAAAGCGGAGTCCGGCCATGATGAAAACGTCTCATTCGAAGTGATGAGTCAGGCCATCGGTCAGGAACTCGCTGACAGCCTGCGTGAAAAGAGTGTTCAGATTTATCAGCAGGGTTCTGAATATGCCCGGGAACGTGGCATCATCCTGGCTGATACCAAATTTGAGTTCGGCCTGCTGGACGGAACACCGATTCTGATTGATGAAGTTCTGACTCCCGACAGCTCCCGTTTCTGGCCTGCGGAGACCTACCAGCCGGGTGGCGCACAGCCTTCGCTCGATAAGCAGTTCGTTCGCGACTGGCTGGAGACGACCGACTGGGATAAGAACAGCACTCCCCCTGTGCTGCCGGATCAGATTGTCGAAAAGACGCGCGAGAAGTATTTTGAAGCGTACAAAATGCTGACCGGCGAGGAATGTACCTGGTAG